One genomic segment of Impatiens glandulifera chromosome 6, dImpGla2.1, whole genome shotgun sequence includes these proteins:
- the LOC124941407 gene encoding flowering time control protein FY, with translation MMYGDQQPPRHAQPPPMPPQLHPQQQPPMPPQLHPQQQQQMPTQMHPQQPPPLPPQMHPQQQHMPLGDFSRGQQFQPPLPPSMRHPPPVSSANVGGGQPDYHHPPGQQMSHPPFDAQNDSFNAKRMRKIGQRRSVDYTSTVVKYIQARMWQRDSRDRPFVQATQAAAIDMLPTAAYEDNASSGFAAKFVHTSLNKNRCSINRVVWTPSGRRLITGSQSGEFTLWNGQSFNFEMILQAHDQAIRSMVWSYNENWMVTGDDGGAIKYWQNNMNNVKVHKSAHKESVRDVSFCRTDLKFCSCSDDTTVKVWDFARCQEDRTLTGHGWDVKSVAWHPTKSLLVSGGKDNLVKLWDAKSGKDLASFHGHKNTVLCVKWNENGNWVLAASKDHIIKLYDIRAMKELESFRGHKKDVTALAWHPSHEEYFVSGSFDGSIFHWLVGEEDPQMECAGAHDNSVWDLAWHPMGYLLCSGSNDHTTKFWSRNRPGDPARDKFSPNQNQGYGEQQNMGRMIGGYPSNEPPTPTGPFGPGLSNIPGVGLAMPLSIDSSGQGEQKTPMSLSMPTGGPPPLPPGPHPSVLNTNPQQIYQQMPPPNMQQFQSSPQMPMMSHPHFQRPSHQLPPHGMPASLPMPAPGLMGMQGNANQMNQPMPQGPFMGMNPMHGGSPMYPGNPFGRPQGGQMPPMPGHNPYQGGNQSQAGMGQLPSNFGHPSGMQPPPPLPPGPPPSHGQKNQ, from the exons ATGATGTACGGTGATCAGCAGCCGCCTCGACATGCACAGCCGCCGCCGATGCCCCCGCAACTTCACCCTCAGCAGCAGCCGCCGATGCCCCCGCAACTTCACCCCCAGCAGCAGCAACAGATGCCTACGCAAATGCACCCCCAGCAACCGCCGCCGCTACCACCGCAAATGCACCCTCAGCAGCAGCATATGCCACTCGGAGACTTCTCTAGAGGTCAACAGTTTCAGCCTCCACTTCCTCCATCGATGCGTCATCCGCCACCTGTTTCTTCCGCCAATGTTGGTGGTGGTCAACCGGATTATCATCATCCTCCTGGTCAGCAGATGTCTCATCCACCATTTGATG CTCAAAATGATAGTTTTAATGCAAAAAGGATGAGAAAGATTGGACAAAGAAGATCTGTTGATTACACCAGCACTGTTGTGAAGTATATTCAG GCTCGTATGTGGCAGCGTGATTCAAGGGATAGACCATTTGTGCAGGCCACCCAAGCTGCAGCCATTGAT ATGTTACCAACAGCTGCTTATGAAGACAATGCATCCAGTGGTTTTGCTGCTAAGTTTGTTCACACTTCTTTGAACAAAAACCGATGTTCAATTAATCGTGTTGTG TGGACTCCTAGCGGAAGGAGACTTATCACAGGATCACAAAGTGGAGAGTTCACACTTTGGAATGGCCAGTCATTCAACTTTGAAATGATTCTGCAG GCCCATGATCAAGCAATTAGGTCTATGGTATGGAGTTACAATGAGAATTGGATGGTGACTGGAGATGATGGTGGGGCAATAAA GTACTGGCAGAACAACATGAATAATGTCAAGGTCCATAAATCTGCTCATAAAGAATCAGTCCGTGACGTAAG CTTCTGTAGGACTGATCTAAAATTCTGTTCCTGCTCTGATGACACTACAGTCAAAGTTTGGGACTTTGCTCGATGCCAAGAAGACCGCACTTTAACTG GTCATGGATGGGATGTGAAGAGTGTTGCTTGGCATCCAACTAAGTCTTTACTAGTTTCTG GTGGAAAGGACAACCTTGTGAAACTCTGGGATGCAAAGTCGGGGAAAGATCTCGCTTCATT TCATGGGCACAAAAACACCGTTCTCTGTGTAAAATGGAATGAAAATGGAAATTGGGTTCTTGCTGCTTCGAAGGATCATATAATCAAG TTGTATGACATAAGAGCTATGAAAGAGCTTGAATCATTCCGTGGGCATAAAAAGGATGTCACTG CATTGGCTTGGCATCCATCTCATGAAGAATATTTTGTTAGTGGCAGCTTTGATGGTTCCATATTTCACTGGCTTGTGGG GGAGGAAGACCCTCAAATGGAATGTGCTGGTGCACACGATAACAGTGTTTGGGATCTTGCATGGCATCCTATGGGATATTTACTTTGCAG TGGTAGCAATGACCATACAACAAAGTTCTGGAGCAGAAATAGACCAGGTGATCCTGCTCGTGATAAGTTCAGCCCAAATCAGAACCAAG GTTATGGGGAACAACAGAATATGGGCAGAATGATAGGCGGTTATCCTTCAAATGAACCTCCAACTCCTACTGGTCCTTTTGGCCCAGGGCTTTCAAATATTCCAGGTGTTGGACTTGCGATGCCTTTGTCCATTGATTCATCGGGTCAAGGAGAGCAAAAGACGCCCATGTCCTTGTCAATGCCTACAGGAGGacctcctcctcttccacctGGTCCTCATCCTTCTGTTCTTAATACAAATCCCCAACAAATTTATCAACAAATGCCACCACCAAATATGCAACAATTTCAATCATCACCTCAGATGCCTATGATGTCGCATCCTCATTTTCAACGTCCATCTCACCAACTTCCGCCACATGGCATGCCTGCTTCGCTTCCTATGCCAGCACCCGGTCTTATG GGAATGCAAGGTAATGCAAACCAGATGAATCAACCAATGCCACAGGGACCTTTCATGGGCATGAATCCCATGCATGGCGGATCTCCAATGTATCCTGGAAATCCATTTGGTCGGCCACAAGGTGGTCAGATGCCACCGATGCCTGGACACAATCCCTATCAG GGTGGAAATCAAAGTCAGGCTGGCATGGGACAATTACCATCTAATTTTGGTCATCCATCTGGAATGCAACCTCCTCCTCCTCTACCACCAGGTCCACCACCATCACATGGTCAAAAAAACCAGTGA
- the LOC124942191 gene encoding protein LNK2, translating to MFDWNDEEEGEQSHRGFSGESIKKEWDKEDGKSSASHSVPTCKIAPQHAVHRRNCATRHSMDLWPDLSLSDVSRTDQGSFGTEISNNLTEITELDSSKDVTPQVNNGSEAFQNQDDDRVPGDFLDYGWANIGSFEDLDRIFSNEDSIHGNTSLSNDNELWSCKNVTTSPEKSFPSSLDSLCPDLGAFRSSSNQSEVLVTEFRKSSRSRRKSVERTERKNGQDYQSKWTDYGNQFHQLDRQLVPSILSQQTHLPISNPSQYHPFAYPLINPYQNQYASMPVVPHICLQEDDKKMISSYETSPTDLNPFKITISDANAQPLTMTPQEKIQKLRRRQQMQALLAIQKQQQQYTHQDDSDVLSVAAEVCCSMEGTILHGIQDIIDKLDVNIRLSIRDSLFRLAQSAQKRLSANDKSGSNGSIRADSLRNKDIISTHNSFSEVLETETETNPIDRAVAQLLFHKPLESASSSSGKHPHSPESPGSAILPHEKKKKCSNVYANGISYRKF from the exons ATGTTTGATTGGAACGACGAAGAG GAAGGAGAACAGAGTCATAGAGGTTTTTCTGGAGAAAGCATCAAGAAGGAATGGGATAAGGAAGATGGAAAGTCTTCAGCTAGCCATAGTGTACCTACTTGCAAAATAGCCCCACAGCATGCAGTGCATCGAAGAAATTGTGCCACACGACATAGCATGGACCTCTGGCCTGATTTGTCATTGTCAGATGTTTCCAGAACTGATCAAGGTTCCTTTGGCACTGAAATATCTAATAATTTGACTGAAATCACCGAGTTGGACTCCTCGAAAG ATGTGACACCTCAAGTAAATAATGGCTCGGAAGCATTTCAGAATCAAGATGATGATAGGGTACCGGGTGATTTTCTTGACTATGGTTGGGCTAACATTGGAAGCTTCGAGGATCTTGATAGAATTTTCAG CAATGAGGATTCAATACATGGAAATACAAGTCTTAGTAATGATAATGAGTTGTGGTCTTGCAAAAATGTTACTACAAGTCCTGAAAAATCCTTTCCCTCTTCTTTGGACTCTCTATGTCCAGATCTAGGAGCATTCAGGAGCTCATCTAACCAATCTGAG GTTTTGGTGACGGAGTTTCGAAAAAGTTCTAGAAGCAGGAGAAAAAGTGTGGAAAGAACTGAGAGAAAGAATGGTCAGGATTACCAATCTAAATGGACAGATTATGGAAACCAATTTCACCAATTAGACAGGCAACTTGTACCATCAATTCTGTCTCAGCAAACACATCTTCCAATATCAAACCCCTCACAATATCACCCCTTTGCTTACCCATTGATAAACCCATATCAAAACCAATATGCAAGTATGCCAGTTGTTCCACATATTTGTCTCCAGGAGGATGACAAAAAAATGATTTCTTCTTATGAAACTTCTCCAACTGACTTGAATCCTTTTAAGATCACAATTTCAGATGCTAATGCTCAGCCTCTGACAATGACACCCCAAGAAAAGATTCAGAAATTGAGGCGAAGACAGCAAATGCAAGCTTTGCTTGCTATTCAGAAGCAGCAACAACAATACACTCATCAG GATGATTCTGATGTTCTATCTGTAGCAGCTGAAGTTTGTTGTTCAATGGAGGGTACAATATTGCATGGGATTCAAGATATAATTGACAAG TTGGATGTGAATATAAGATTGAGTATTCGAGACAGTTTATTCAGATTGGCACAGAGTGCACAAAAGAGACTAAGTGCTAATGATAAAAGCGGTTCTAATGGAAGCATAAGAGCAGATTCTCTCAGAAATAAAGACATCATAAGCACACATAACAG TTTCAGTGAAGTTCTTGAGACAGAAACAGAGACAAACCCTATTGATCGAGCTGTGGCTCAACTGCTCTTTCACAAGCCTTTAGAATCAGCATCGTCATCATCTGGAAAGCATCCACATTCGCCAGAATCACCTGGTTCAGCGATTCTTCCacatgaaaagaaaaagaaatgttCAAATGTTTATGCCAATGGGATCTCATATAGAAAATTCTAA
- the LOC124941730 gene encoding AP-1 complex subunit sigma-2 codes for MLYVDFTNTVLSLYQIHFVLLISRQGKVRLTKWYSPYAQKERTKVIRELSGSILTRGPKLCNFVEWRGFKVVYKRYASLYFCMCINQDDNELETLEIIHHFVEILDRYFGSVCELDLIFNFHKAYYILDELLIAGELQESSKKTVARLIAAQDSLVEAAKEQASSISNIIAQATK; via the exons ATGTTATATGTGGATTTTACTAACACGGTTTTGAGTTTGTACCAGATCCATTTTGTGCTTCTCATTAGCCGGCAAGGGAAGGTGAGGCTGACCAAATGGTATTCTCCTTATGCTCAGAAAGAAAGAACTAAG GTCATCAGAGAGCTCAGTGGTTCAATTCTCACACGAGGTCCCAAGCTATGCAACTTTGTGGAGTGGAGAGGTTTCAAGGTGGTTTACAAGAG ATATGCTAGCCTGTACTTCTGCATGTGTATCAACCAGGATGACAATGAATTGGAGACCCTTGAGataattcatcattttgttgaaATACTGGATCGCTATTTTGGAAGT GTTTGTGAGCTGGATTTGATCTTTAATTTTCACAAG GCTTATTATATACTAGATGAACTTTTGATAGCGGGTGAACTTCAAGAGAGCAGCAAGAAGACGGTTGCTCGCCTTATAGCTGCGCAG GATTCATTGGTGGAAGCTGCAAAAGAACAGGCGAGTTCGATTAGCAATATAATCGCTCAGGCGACCAAATGA